The Streptomyces sp. NBC_01775 genome includes a region encoding these proteins:
- a CDS encoding glycosyltransferase 87 family protein yields MASRSNNGRTERTPVRGEARTTGGVAVPLLAWAVTRTALLLYVFKVFSLPGGLDVTTDVSVIYHGWFTQLSAGSFPTDDVTWQYPPAAALAILSPGLLTGLGLLSYAAAFFMLACAADAAVLALLLYASRARARAPADGARRAGVWVWIVGVPLLGPTAYARYDLMVTALAVAALLAAARHPRAAGALAGLGAMVKVWPVLLLLGTPRGRVTRTVWLSALLTAAVVVTLFTATMPGALDFVTAQGGRGTEVESLGALVLHVARHFGWEGQVLLNYGSMEFVGPHVRLVSDAALVLTVLGFGWLLLWRLRAREWTRSTPADAAFAAVLIFTTTSRVLSPQYLIWLVGLAAVCLTLRASRQALPAALVLAATGLTLLEFPIWFTHVVMSDGPGVLVLGARNGLLVAASLLACARLWRSTVTEPRLRDEDEDAGSDSRSDGSDSGSGSGGSGSGSDGSGPEADGDGGASRAHSPSGDRLLTW; encoded by the coding sequence ATGGCCTCGCGGTCGAACAACGGACGGACTGAGAGGACACCTGTGCGGGGCGAGGCGAGGACGACCGGCGGCGTTGCCGTGCCCCTGCTGGCCTGGGCGGTGACGCGGACGGCGCTGCTGCTGTACGTCTTCAAGGTGTTCTCGCTGCCCGGCGGGCTGGACGTGACCACCGACGTCTCGGTGATCTACCACGGCTGGTTCACCCAGCTGAGCGCCGGCTCCTTCCCCACCGACGATGTGACCTGGCAGTATCCGCCCGCCGCCGCGCTCGCCATCCTCTCCCCCGGGCTGCTGACCGGCCTCGGCCTCCTCAGCTACGCCGCCGCTTTCTTCATGCTCGCCTGCGCCGCCGACGCGGCCGTGCTCGCCCTGTTGCTGTACGCCTCCCGGGCGCGGGCGCGGGCCCCCGCCGACGGGGCGCGGCGGGCCGGGGTGTGGGTGTGGATCGTGGGGGTTCCGCTGCTGGGCCCGACGGCCTACGCGCGCTACGACCTGATGGTCACCGCACTCGCCGTGGCCGCCCTGCTGGCCGCTGCCCGGCATCCGCGTGCCGCGGGGGCGTTGGCGGGGCTCGGCGCGATGGTGAAGGTGTGGCCCGTGCTGTTGCTGCTCGGCACCCCGCGCGGCCGGGTCACCCGCACCGTGTGGCTGAGCGCCCTGCTGACGGCCGCCGTGGTGGTGACGCTGTTCACGGCGACGATGCCGGGCGCGCTGGACTTCGTGACGGCGCAGGGCGGCCGGGGCACGGAGGTGGAGTCGCTCGGCGCGCTGGTGCTGCACGTGGCACGGCACTTCGGCTGGGAGGGCCAGGTGCTGCTGAACTACGGCTCGATGGAGTTCGTGGGGCCCCATGTGCGGCTGGTCAGCGATGCGGCGCTGGTGCTGACCGTGCTGGGGTTCGGATGGCTGCTGCTGTGGCGGCTGCGGGCCAGGGAGTGGACGCGGAGCACTCCCGCTGACGCTGCCTTCGCCGCTGTGCTGATCTTCACCACCACGAGCCGCGTCCTCAGCCCGCAGTACCTGATCTGGCTGGTCGGGCTCGCGGCCGTGTGCCTGACGCTGCGCGCCAGCCGACAGGCGCTGCCCGCCGCCCTGGTGCTGGCCGCGACGGGGCTGACGCTGCTGGAGTTCCCCATCTGGTTCACACACGTCGTCATGAGCGACGGCCCGGGAGTCCTGGTGCTCGGGGCGCGCAACGGGCTGCTGGTGGCGGCCTCCCTCCTGGCCTGCGCCCGGCTGTGGCGCTCGACGGTCACCGAACCGCGCCTGCGGGACGAGGACGAAGACGCGGGCTCGGATTCGCGCTCGGACGGCTCGG